Proteins encoded together in one Amblyomma americanum isolate KBUSLIRL-KWMA chromosome 1, ASM5285725v1, whole genome shotgun sequence window:
- the LOC144099157 gene encoding uncharacterized protein LOC144099157, with translation MKFYSPTLLIAFVACVALAEEAAKKDDKKDVEARGGVLGGLGGVGYGAGLGTGLGAGLVGTGLGGVGLGGAGLAGPGLVGPGLVGAGLGHGLGHGFQSGYGSSAGGQQGGYQGGAAGHNLGAAGFAGGAAGSKVNSYNNNQGYSHSSGFSSSDGKTFGAGNKQGSSGFQGGAGGHQAGFGQSGYGGAGGVHTAGLGIHG, from the exons ATGAAG TTTTACTCCCCCACTCTCCTGATCGCCTTCGTGGCTTGCGTGGCACTGGCTGAGGAGGCAGCCAAGAAAGACGACAAGAAGGACGTCGAAGCTCGTGGTGGGGTCCTAGGTGGCCTCGGAGGCGTCGGCTACGGCGCGGGTCTCGGCACGGGTCTCGGCGCCGGTCTCGTCGGCACTGGCTTAGGCGGCGTTGGTCTCGGAGGTGCCGGTCTGGCTGGTCCCGGTCTTGTGGGCCCCGGCCTCGTCGGAGCTGGACTGGGCCACGGCCTGGGACACGGTTTCCAATCTGGTTATGGCTCCAGCGCCGGAGGCCAGCAGGGCGGGTACCAGGGCGGTGCGGCCGGACACAACCTTGGAGCCGCTGGATTCGCCGGTGGCGCCGCGGGCAGCAAGGTGAACTCATACAACAACAACCAGGGCTACAGCCACAGCTCCGGCTTCTCGTCGAGCGACGGCAAAACCTTTGGCGCCGGCAACAAGCAGGGTTCGTCAGGATTTCAGGGAGGCGCCGGTGGACACCAGGCCGGCTTCGGACAGAGTGGCTACGGTGGTGCTGGAGGCGTCCACACCGCTGGCCTGGGTATCCATGGCTAG
- the LOC144115435 gene encoding uncharacterized protein LOC144115435 has protein sequence MKFAAIAVLALVACVAVAEDTKKAVAKEEKKDVEARGGVLGGVGLGGVGYGAGVAPGVVGTGLGGPALAHPGLVGAGVVGNPALVGAGLGHGVGLGHGVGGGYQTGYGAAAGGHQSGFQGAAAGHNQGSGAFAGGAAHSSVNAYKNNQGYSHSSGFSASDSKTFGAGQKQGSSAFNTGAAGHQSGFGKTAHGATGGVGAVGLGIH, from the exons ATGAAG TTTGCTGCCATCGCTGTCCTTGCCCTTGTGGCTTGCGTCGCCGTCGCTGAAGACACCAAGAAGGCAGTCgctaaagaagaaaagaaggacgtCGAGGCACGTGGCGGAGTCCTGGGCGGCGTCGGCCTGGGCGGTGTCGGCTACGGTGCCGGCGTTGCTCCCGGAGTCGTGGGGACCGGCCTCGGAGGCCCCGCACTCGCGCACCCTGGACTTGTTGGCGCTGGTGTCGTGGGCAACCCGGCTCTTGTTGGAGCCGGCCTGGGTCACGGAGTTGGCCTCGGACATGGCGTAGGCGGTGGGTACCAGACGGGATACGGAGCCGCGGCTGGCGGACACCAGTCTGGATTCCAGGGCGCTGCTGCCGGACACAACCAAGGATCCGGCGCCTTCGCTGGTGGCGCGGCGCACAGTAGCGTGAACGCGTACAAGAACAACCAGGGTTACAGCCACAGTTCTGGTTTCTCTGCTAGCGACAGCAAGACTTTCGGGGCTGGACAGAAGCAGGGTTCTTCGGCATTCAACACTGGCGCCGCAGGCCACCAGTCTGGTTTTGGCAAGACCGCGCACGGAGCCACAGGCGGCGTTGGTGCGGTGGGTCTCGGCATTCATTAA